One segment of Desulfosudis oleivorans Hxd3 DNA contains the following:
- the moaA gene encoding GTP 3',8-cyclase MoaA: MRNDLLIDTHGRRITYLRVSVTDRCNLNCIYCNPSRYAKKLAHSDILTYEELLSIIEAGAGLGITKVRITGGEPLVRKDACDFIGSVSAISGITDLSLTTNGVVLADCAGRLRKAGVNRINISLDTLDRRRFKTITGHDRFDRVWKGIQAALKAGFSPVKLNMVVMRGINDDEVADFARLVLKWPVHVRFIEQMPVETRLADAEAPLLGPDIQARIADVGRMVPIGDTGDGSTAQRFTIDGAMGEIGIIRPVSCHFCKTCNRLRLTADGRLRPCLMSDRAVDIKGPLRGGASLSEIEATFREAVRLKPGGHNAVGTNGSRLPREMWCIGG, encoded by the coding sequence TTGCGAAATGATTTATTGATCGACACTCACGGCCGGCGCATCACCTACCTGCGTGTTTCCGTCACTGACCGGTGCAACCTGAACTGCATCTACTGCAACCCGTCCCGGTATGCGAAAAAGCTGGCCCATAGTGATATCCTGACCTATGAGGAGCTTCTTTCCATTATCGAGGCCGGTGCCGGGCTGGGCATCACCAAGGTGCGCATCACCGGCGGCGAACCCCTTGTTCGAAAGGATGCCTGTGATTTTATCGGCAGTGTGTCAGCCATCAGCGGCATCACGGATCTGTCCCTGACCACCAACGGCGTGGTGCTGGCCGACTGCGCCGGCAGGTTGCGGAAGGCCGGCGTCAATCGCATCAACATCAGTCTGGACACCCTGGACCGACGGCGGTTTAAAACCATCACGGGCCATGACCGGTTTGACCGGGTCTGGAAGGGCATACAGGCGGCCCTGAAGGCGGGGTTTTCCCCTGTGAAGCTGAACATGGTGGTGATGCGGGGCATCAATGACGACGAGGTGGCCGACTTTGCAAGGCTGGTGCTCAAGTGGCCTGTTCACGTCCGGTTCATCGAACAGATGCCGGTGGAAACCCGGCTGGCTGATGCCGAGGCGCCGCTGCTCGGTCCTGATATTCAGGCGCGTATTGCCGATGTGGGCCGCATGGTGCCCATCGGAGATACCGGTGACGGCTCCACGGCCCAGCGGTTTACCATTGACGGCGCCATGGGAGAAATCGGTATCATTCGCCCGGTGAGCTGTCATTTCTGCAAAACCTGTAACCGGCTTCGCCTGACCGCGGACGGCAGGCTGCGGCCCTGTCTGATGTCCGACCGGGCCGTTGACATCAAGGGCCCGTTGCGCGGCGGTGCCTCTTTGTCTGAGATCGAAGCGACATTCCGGGAGGCGGTGCGCCTGAAACCGGGGGGCCATAACGCCGTGGGAACAAACGGCTCCCGTCTGCCCAGGGAGATGTGGTGCATTGGTGGATAA
- a CDS encoding glucosyl-3-phosphoglycerate synthase, which translates to MNRPWIETNTLHHSAFSDIGALVEAKEKKGLTISLCLPTLNEEKTIAKEIVILKSELVSRHPLIDEIVVVDSGSEDNTLGEAAAYGARTYAADEILPDLERFSGKGENLWKALYVTEGDILVYLDADIKNIHPRFVYGLVGPLITTDTIRFSKAFYDRPIALDQKKVVASGGGRVTELVVRPLFSLFFPELAQLLQPLSGEYAGYRSVFEKIPFPIGYGIETGMILDIYRKWGLGVMAQVDLDKRVHRNQDTRALGRMAFTVMKTFFDRIEKLGRITLTRRLFEEMIQFVLVNNEHVPDIHTMVLNERPPMVEIAAYQRKFSQRK; encoded by the coding sequence ATGAACCGGCCCTGGATTGAAACCAATACCCTGCACCACTCCGCGTTCAGCGATATCGGTGCCCTGGTGGAGGCCAAAGAGAAAAAAGGCCTGACCATCTCCCTCTGCCTGCCCACCCTCAACGAGGAAAAGACCATTGCCAAGGAGATCGTTATTTTAAAGTCGGAGCTGGTGTCCCGCCATCCCCTGATCGACGAGATCGTGGTGGTGGATTCGGGCTCTGAGGACAACACCCTTGGGGAGGCCGCGGCCTACGGCGCCAGAACCTATGCCGCCGACGAGATCCTGCCGGACCTGGAGCGGTTTTCCGGCAAGGGGGAGAACCTGTGGAAAGCCCTCTACGTTACCGAAGGAGACATTCTCGTCTACCTGGACGCGGACATCAAGAACATCCATCCGCGGTTTGTCTACGGCCTGGTGGGCCCCCTGATCACCACCGACACCATCAGGTTTTCCAAGGCCTTTTACGATCGGCCCATCGCCCTGGATCAAAAAAAAGTGGTGGCCAGCGGCGGCGGCCGGGTCACCGAGCTGGTGGTGCGACCCCTGTTTTCGCTTTTTTTTCCCGAACTGGCCCAGCTGCTTCAGCCTCTGTCCGGAGAGTATGCCGGTTACCGGTCGGTGTTTGAAAAGATTCCCTTTCCCATCGGCTATGGCATTGAGACCGGCATGATTCTTGATATCTACAGAAAGTGGGGGCTGGGTGTCATGGCCCAGGTGGACTTAGACAAGCGGGTCCACCGGAACCAGGACACCAGGGCCCTGGGCCGCATGGCGTTTACCGTAATGAAAACCTTTTTTGACCGGATTGAAAAACTGGGCCGCATCACCTTGACCCGCAGGCTGTTTGAGGAGATGATCCAGTTTGTTCTGGTCAACAACGAACATGTTCCGGACATTCATACCATGGTCCTCAACGAGCGCCCCCCCATGGTGGAGATCGCGGCATATCAACGGAAGTTTTCACAGCGGAAATGA
- a CDS encoding M28 family peptidase, with product MMPHSNRIPLFVETIKSIKETIITNIVLTGQVPAPTFEEAQRADMLLERFSTAGIECAADGMGNPVGIIKGKDPDKPPLFVVAHLDTVANRDVDHNYTVKKNTIIGPGIMDNSVGIGVLASLPDILRALDLFFASDIVLAGVVRSIGKGNLEGIRFLLDHWRTPIRGAVCIEGHKLGRISYFSEGLKRCEIECSVTPGAGLKHKSPPNAILVLNEVINQILELRLPQRPLTRVVIGRIRGGTKHGTAALEARLSLEIQSDHADMVTAVCNDIQDIVAGLAHEYHVHLRMKNISEQLPSRLRFSHPLVKATVEVMKRLKLEPVALPSESELSAFLSRNIPAVTLGITYGEEAFAPELSKIRIEPMFRGIAQIVGVMLAIDDGVCDEPALD from the coding sequence ATGATGCCGCACAGCAACCGAATACCACTATTTGTAGAAACAATCAAATCGATCAAAGAGACGATTATCACCAACATCGTGCTCACCGGCCAGGTGCCGGCCCCGACCTTTGAGGAGGCCCAGCGGGCCGATATGCTGCTGGAGCGGTTCTCCACGGCCGGCATTGAGTGCGCCGCCGATGGCATGGGCAACCCGGTGGGTATTATTAAGGGGAAAGACCCGGACAAACCGCCCCTGTTCGTGGTGGCCCACCTGGACACGGTGGCGAACCGGGACGTGGACCATAACTACACGGTAAAGAAAAACACCATCATCGGCCCCGGCATCATGGACAATTCCGTGGGCATCGGCGTGCTGGCCTCTCTTCCCGATATTCTTCGGGCACTGGACCTCTTCTTTGCGTCGGACATCGTGCTGGCCGGGGTGGTCCGCTCCATCGGCAAGGGCAACCTGGAGGGCATCCGGTTTCTGCTGGACCACTGGCGGACCCCGATCCGCGGGGCGGTCTGCATCGAGGGCCACAAGCTCGGCCGGATCAGCTATTTTTCCGAAGGGCTGAAGCGCTGTGAAATCGAGTGCAGCGTCACGCCGGGCGCCGGCCTTAAACACAAGTCTCCGCCCAATGCCATTCTCGTGTTAAACGAGGTGATCAACCAGATTCTGGAACTGCGCCTGCCCCAGCGGCCGCTTACCCGGGTGGTGATCGGCCGGATTCGGGGCGGCACCAAGCACGGCACCGCGGCCCTGGAGGCCCGGCTCAGCCTCGAGATTCAGAGCGACCATGCCGATATGGTGACCGCTGTCTGCAACGACATTCAAGACATCGTGGCCGGCCTGGCCCATGAGTATCATGTGCATCTTCGAATGAAGAACATCAGCGAACAGCTGCCGTCGCGCCTGCGGTTCAGCCATCCCCTGGTCAAGGCCACGGTGGAGGTGATGAAGCGGCTCAAGCTGGAGCCGGTGGCCCTGCCCAGCGAGTCGGAGCTGTCCGCCTTTCTGTCGAGAAACATACCGGCGGTGACCCTGGGCATCACCTACGGTGAGGAGGCCTTTGCGCCGGAGCTTTCGAAAATCCGGATCGAGCCCATGTTCCGGGGCATCGCCCAGATCGTGGGCGTGATGCTGGCCATTGACGACGGAGTGTGCGATGAACCGGCCCTGGATTGA
- a CDS encoding histidine phosphatase family protein, whose amino-acid sequence MRHSARRYAEHPAGEPFMELTEEGKEIAHAWGKALPPGAPVSFFSSFIGRCIETAYLIDKGHVAAGGQTRHTVIEETLSPYYVRNAHRFLEVCKTLSDFFTQWFAGRISPEIIDHPSDIAGRMAGFWHHRLDTGSTGEKTVDICITHDWNLFVAREYLLGLAHDAHGDVAYLDGVVVFEEKGKRYIVSPDNDPAVLPDRP is encoded by the coding sequence ATGCGCCACTCGGCCCGGCGCTATGCCGAGCACCCGGCCGGCGAGCCCTTCATGGAACTCACCGAAGAGGGAAAGGAGATCGCCCATGCCTGGGGAAAGGCCCTGCCACCGGGCGCGCCGGTCTCGTTTTTCTCAAGCTTCATAGGCCGGTGCATCGAAACCGCCTACCTGATCGACAAGGGCCACGTGGCGGCCGGGGGCCAAACCCGGCACACGGTCATTGAAGAGACCCTGTCCCCCTATTACGTGAGAAACGCCCACCGGTTCCTGGAGGTGTGCAAAACGCTTTCCGACTTTTTTACCCAGTGGTTTGCCGGCCGCATTTCACCTGAAATCATTGATCACCCCTCCGACATCGCCGGGCGAATGGCCGGATTCTGGCACCACCGGCTGGACACGGGGAGCACCGGCGAAAAGACCGTGGATATCTGCATCACCCACGACTGGAACCTGTTCGTGGCCCGGGAGTACCTGCTGGGCCTGGCCCACGACGCCCACGGCGATGTGGCCTACCTGGACGGCGTGGTGGTGTTTGAGGAAAAGGGGAAACGCTATATCGTCAGCCCGGACAACGACCCCGCGGTCCTTCCGGACCGGCCATGA